The following coding sequences lie in one Primulina huaijiensis isolate GDHJ02 chromosome 2, ASM1229523v2, whole genome shotgun sequence genomic window:
- the LOC140961563 gene encoding transcription repressor OFP13-like, producing the protein MGKKTKFPFLFRATETAPSWPWPPCTTTPKTLSFRATNNDSIIKTLNSAFLDDTPDSFSSICNHFERESLHENFSGEQRSEADESAVVRGLRSGRLFFEPGETSSILEEAKTHDFPYRDSVSVLAIVSTDPFSDFRASMEEMVEAHGLKDCEGLEELLACYLRINGRSSHGYIIGAFVDLLLHLAFASNPVIDEPCSSCSSSSNATLGSFTSPCSFSSSSCSSISPCLSSLENEDELISVEKN; encoded by the coding sequence ATGGGCAAGAAAACGAAGTTTCCATTTCTGTTCAGAGCCACCGAAACCGCCCCTTCCTGGCCGTGGCCGCCCTGCACCACCACTCCCAAAACCCTCTCTTTCCGTGCTACCAACAATGACAGCATAATCAAAACTCTAAACTCCGCCTTTCTTGATGACACCCCAGACTCATTTTCCAGCATCTGCAACCATTTCGAGCGTGAAAGTCTTCACGAAAATTTCTCCGGCGAACAGAGGTCTGAAGCCGACGAGTCCGCAGTGGTTCGCGGGCTGAGATCAGGCAGGCTGTTCTTCGAGCCTGGGGAAACGAGTTCCATCCTAGAAGAAGCGAAAACCCATGATTTCCCTTACAGAGACAGTGTGTCAGTCTTAGCCATCGTCTCCACCGATCCATTCTCGGATTTCAGAGCTTCAAtggaggaaatggtggaggccCATGGGTTAAAAGACTGCGAAGGTTTGGAGGAGCTTTTAGCTTGCTATCTCAGAATCAATGGCAGAAGTAGCCATGGTTACATTATTGGAGCTTTCGTGGATTTGCTGTTGCATCTTGCTTTTGCTTCGAACCCCGTCATTGATGAACCTTGCTCGTCTTGTTCGTCATCTTCAAATGCTACTCTGGGTTCATTCACTTCCCCGTGTTCGTTTTCTTCTTCCAGCTGTTCCTCCATTAGCCCCTGTTTATCTTCCCTGGAAAATGAAGATGAGTTAATCAGTGTAGAGAAAAATTGA
- the LOC140971544 gene encoding uncharacterized protein, protein MALPQLLHSPTSSSSYAISRKPCLNSVYHLEPSYSFPTPPRRRRHGRRKPESLCCSASSFSEKHHTNSPKSDDVVELPLFPLPLVLFPGAILPLQIFEFRYRIMMHTLLQTDLRFGVIYTDAATGTADVGCVGEVIKHERLVDDRFFLICKGQERFRVTKLVRTKPYLVAEVTWLEDRPSGEVEDLDALASEVELYMKDVIRLSNRLNGKPEKEVQDLRRNLFPTPFSFYVGSTFEGAPREQQALLELEDTATRLKREKETLRNTLNYLTAASAVKDVFPSP, encoded by the coding sequence ATGGCTCTGCCGCAGCTCTTGCATTCCCCTACTTCTTCCTCTTCCTATGCTATTTCTCGCAAACCGTGCTTAAACTCAGTTTATCACCTGGAGCCCAGTTATAGTTTTCCAACTCCGCCTCGCCGCCGCCGCCACGGGCGGCGGAAACCCGAATCGCTTTGCTGCTCGGCCTCGTCGTTTTCGGAGAAACATCATACCAACTCCCCGAAATCTGATGATGTAGTTGAATTGCCGCTCTTCCCTCTTCCCCTTGTTCTGTTTCCGGGCGCTATCCTTCCCCTCCAAATCTTTGAGTTTCGTTACCGCATAATGATGCACACGCTCCTCCAAACCGACCTCCGATTCGGCGTCATTTACACCGACGCTGCCACGGGCACTGCCGATGTGGGCTGCGTCGGAGAAGTGATAAAACATGAGCGCCTAGTTGACGACCGGTTCTTCTTGATTTGCAAGGGGCAGGAACGTTTCCGGGTCACCAAATTAGTCCGCACCAAACCCTACTTAGTGGCGGAAGTGACATGGCTCGAGGACCGCCCCTCCGGTGAGGTGGAGGATTTGGATGCATTGGCCAGTGAAGTAGAGCTGTACATGAAAGATGTGATTAGGTTGTCAAATAGGCTGAATGGGAAGCCGGAAAAGGAGGTTCAAGATTTGAGGAGGAATCTTTTTCCGACTCCATTCTCGTTCTATGTCGGAAGTACTTTCGAAGGCGCACCCAGGGAACAGCAGGCATTGCTGGAATTGGAGGATACTGCGACGAGGTTGAAAAGGGAGAAGGAGACACTGAGGAACACATTGAATTACTTgactgctgcatctgctgttaAGGATGTTTTTCCATCCCCGTAA
- the LOC140971546 gene encoding uncharacterized protein isoform X4 gives MAVNEKDIHKVVLSYLVHHCFKDTVDSFIACTGMKHPTGHLEDMEKRKRIFHFASDGNASKAIELTEEFAPGVLEENKDLHFDLLSLHFVELVCSRNCAEALEFAQTKLTPFGKEQKYVEKLEDFMALLAYEEPEKSPMFHLLSMDYRQRVADGLNRTILAHTKLPSYSAMERLIQQTTVVKQCLDQESGKDGHQPFSLKDFLKSCYWEVFTGE, from the exons ATG GCTGTGAATGAAAAAGACATTCATAAGGTCGTTCTGTCATATCTTGTGCACCATTGCTTCAAAGATACGGTGGATTCTTTCATTGCTTGTACTGGGATGAAGCATCCTACTGGTCATCTTGAGGACATGGAGAAAAGGAAAA GAATCTTCCACTTTGCATCGGATGGAAATGCATCGAAAGCCATTGAATTGACCGAAGAATTTGCTCCTGGTGTGCTGGAGGAAAACAAGGATTTGCATTTTGATCTTTTGAGCCTTCATTTTGTTGAACTTGTGTGCTCTAGAAATTG TGCTGAAGCTCTGGAATTTGCCCAAACCAAGTTGACTCCTTTTGGGAAAGAACAGAAATATGTCGAAAAGCTTGAA GACTTTATGGCTCTGCTTGCTTATGAAGAACCAGAGAAGTCCCCGATGTTCCATCTTCTCAGCATGGACTACAGACAGCGTGTTGCTGATGGTTTAAACCGAACAATACTCG CACATACTAAGTTGCCCAGCTATTCAGCAATGGAAAGGCTAATTCAGCAGACTACAGTTGTCAAACAATGCTTGGATCAAGAATCCGGCAAG GATGGGCATCAACCCTTCTCTTTGAAAGACTTTCTCAAGAGCTGCTATTGGGAAGTCTTCACAGGAGAGTGA
- the LOC140971546 gene encoding uncharacterized protein isoform X2, with protein MKFYQTLIKSAYSGRLFQLSLLQMDADSRQYENIAVNEKDIHKVVLSYLVHHCFKDTVDSFIACTGMKHPTGHLEDMEKRKRIFHFASDGNASKAIELTEEFAPGVLEENKDLHFDLLSLHFVELVCSRNCAEALEFAQTKLTPFGKEQKYVEKLEDFMALLAYEEPEKSPMFHLLSMDYRQRVADGLNRTILAHTKLPSYSAMERLIQQTTVVKQCLDQESGKV; from the exons ATGAAGTTTTACCAAACGCTTATAAAATCTGCATATTCTGGAAGGCTTTTTCAACTCTCTCT CTTACAGATGGATGCTGATTCGCGGCAATACGAGAACATT GCTGTGAATGAAAAAGACATTCATAAGGTCGTTCTGTCATATCTTGTGCACCATTGCTTCAAAGATACGGTGGATTCTTTCATTGCTTGTACTGGGATGAAGCATCCTACTGGTCATCTTGAGGACATGGAGAAAAGGAAAA GAATCTTCCACTTTGCATCGGATGGAAATGCATCGAAAGCCATTGAATTGACCGAAGAATTTGCTCCTGGTGTGCTGGAGGAAAACAAGGATTTGCATTTTGATCTTTTGAGCCTTCATTTTGTTGAACTTGTGTGCTCTAGAAATTG TGCTGAAGCTCTGGAATTTGCCCAAACCAAGTTGACTCCTTTTGGGAAAGAACAGAAATATGTCGAAAAGCTTGAA GACTTTATGGCTCTGCTTGCTTATGAAGAACCAGAGAAGTCCCCGATGTTCCATCTTCTCAGCATGGACTACAGACAGCGTGTTGCTGATGGTTTAAACCGAACAATACTCG CACATACTAAGTTGCCCAGCTATTCAGCAATGGAAAGGCTAATTCAGCAGACTACAGTTGTCAAACAATGCTTGGATCAAGAATCCGGCAAGGTTTGA
- the LOC140971546 gene encoding uncharacterized protein isoform X1 — protein MKFYQTLIKSAYSGRLFQLSLLQMDADSRQYENIAVNEKDIHKVVLSYLVHHCFKDTVDSFIACTGMKHPTGHLEDMEKRKRIFHFASDGNASKAIELTEEFAPGVLEENKDLHFDLLSLHFVELVCSRNCAEALEFAQTKLTPFGKEQKYVEKLEDFMALLAYEEPEKSPMFHLLSMDYRQRVADGLNRTILAHTKLPSYSAMERLIQQTTVVKQCLDQESGKDGHQPFSLKDFLKSCYWEVFTGE, from the exons ATGAAGTTTTACCAAACGCTTATAAAATCTGCATATTCTGGAAGGCTTTTTCAACTCTCTCT CTTACAGATGGATGCTGATTCGCGGCAATACGAGAACATT GCTGTGAATGAAAAAGACATTCATAAGGTCGTTCTGTCATATCTTGTGCACCATTGCTTCAAAGATACGGTGGATTCTTTCATTGCTTGTACTGGGATGAAGCATCCTACTGGTCATCTTGAGGACATGGAGAAAAGGAAAA GAATCTTCCACTTTGCATCGGATGGAAATGCATCGAAAGCCATTGAATTGACCGAAGAATTTGCTCCTGGTGTGCTGGAGGAAAACAAGGATTTGCATTTTGATCTTTTGAGCCTTCATTTTGTTGAACTTGTGTGCTCTAGAAATTG TGCTGAAGCTCTGGAATTTGCCCAAACCAAGTTGACTCCTTTTGGGAAAGAACAGAAATATGTCGAAAAGCTTGAA GACTTTATGGCTCTGCTTGCTTATGAAGAACCAGAGAAGTCCCCGATGTTCCATCTTCTCAGCATGGACTACAGACAGCGTGTTGCTGATGGTTTAAACCGAACAATACTCG CACATACTAAGTTGCCCAGCTATTCAGCAATGGAAAGGCTAATTCAGCAGACTACAGTTGTCAAACAATGCTTGGATCAAGAATCCGGCAAG GATGGGCATCAACCCTTCTCTTTGAAAGACTTTCTCAAGAGCTGCTATTGGGAAGTCTTCACAGGAGAGTGA
- the LOC140971546 gene encoding uncharacterized protein isoform X3: MDADSRQYENIAVNEKDIHKVVLSYLVHHCFKDTVDSFIACTGMKHPTGHLEDMEKRKRIFHFASDGNASKAIELTEEFAPGVLEENKDLHFDLLSLHFVELVCSRNCAEALEFAQTKLTPFGKEQKYVEKLEDFMALLAYEEPEKSPMFHLLSMDYRQRVADGLNRTILAHTKLPSYSAMERLIQQTTVVKQCLDQESGKDGHQPFSLKDFLKSCYWEVFTGE, encoded by the exons ATGGATGCTGATTCGCGGCAATACGAGAACATT GCTGTGAATGAAAAAGACATTCATAAGGTCGTTCTGTCATATCTTGTGCACCATTGCTTCAAAGATACGGTGGATTCTTTCATTGCTTGTACTGGGATGAAGCATCCTACTGGTCATCTTGAGGACATGGAGAAAAGGAAAA GAATCTTCCACTTTGCATCGGATGGAAATGCATCGAAAGCCATTGAATTGACCGAAGAATTTGCTCCTGGTGTGCTGGAGGAAAACAAGGATTTGCATTTTGATCTTTTGAGCCTTCATTTTGTTGAACTTGTGTGCTCTAGAAATTG TGCTGAAGCTCTGGAATTTGCCCAAACCAAGTTGACTCCTTTTGGGAAAGAACAGAAATATGTCGAAAAGCTTGAA GACTTTATGGCTCTGCTTGCTTATGAAGAACCAGAGAAGTCCCCGATGTTCCATCTTCTCAGCATGGACTACAGACAGCGTGTTGCTGATGGTTTAAACCGAACAATACTCG CACATACTAAGTTGCCCAGCTATTCAGCAATGGAAAGGCTAATTCAGCAGACTACAGTTGTCAAACAATGCTTGGATCAAGAATCCGGCAAG GATGGGCATCAACCCTTCTCTTTGAAAGACTTTCTCAAGAGCTGCTATTGGGAAGTCTTCACAGGAGAGTGA